One window of the Vicia villosa cultivar HV-30 ecotype Madison, WI unplaced genomic scaffold, Vvil1.0 ctg.001476F_1_1_1, whole genome shotgun sequence genome contains the following:
- the LOC131635393 gene encoding uncharacterized protein LOC131635393 gives MAGRNDAAIAAALEVVAQSMQNQPNAGRNDESRSLSTFQRENLPTFRGKYDPDGAQEWLKEIERIFRVMDFSTAQKVLHGTHMLAGEDDDWWIGTRQRLEVVGEFYLHYNAETAEFSKCIKFENGLRPEIKRAIGYQQIRRFPELVNSCRIYEEDNKAHSAYFKSHNEKKGRNQDHGKPYSAPVDKGKKKVSDGKKTSGGGSPATIKCYSYGEPGHRSNECKNKVLRCYKCGKMGHRAPECKDDGPTCFNCGEKVHISTQCQKLNKDANSLPRLTVGCLL, from the exons ATGGCAGGAAGAAATGACGCTGCGATTGCTGCTGCCTTGGAGGTTGTTGCTCAATCTATGCAAAATCAACCTAATGCTGGAAGGAATGATGAATCTCGAAGCTTGAGTACGTTCCAGAGGGAGAATCTGCCTACCTTCAGGGGTAAGTACGATCCCGATGGGGCACAggaatggcttaaggagattgaaAGGATTTTTCGAGTGATGGATTTCTCTACAGCACAGAAGGTACTGCATGGTACTCATATGCTGGCTGGAGAAGATGATGACTGGTGGATTGGCACTCGTCAGAGATTAGAGGTTGTTGGCGAG ttCTATCTGCACTACAATGCAGAGACTGCTGAGTTTTCCaagtgtatcaaatttgagaatgggcTGCGTCCAGAAATCAAACGGGCAATTGGGTATCAACAGATCCGTAGGTTTCCTGAACTGGTGAATAGTTGTAGGATCTATGAGGAGGACAACAAGGCTCATTCAGCATATTTTAAGAGTCACAATGAGAAGAAGGGGAGGAACCAAGATCATGGTAAGCCATATAGTGCTCCTGTAGACAAAGGAAAGAAGAAGGTTTCCGATGGGAAGAAGACAAGTGGGGGAGGGTCTCCTGCTACTATCAAGTGCTATAGTTATGGTGAACCAGGTCACCGCTCTAATGAATGTAAGAACAAGGTTCTAAGGTGTTATAAGTGTGGTAAGATGGGTCATCGTGCTCCTGAATGCAAGGATGATGGTCCGACTTGTTTCAATTGTGGAGAGAAGGTTCATATCAGTACTCAATGCCAGAAACTGAATAAGGATGCTAATTCTCTTCCAAGACTAACGGTCGGGTGTTTGCTTTGA
- the LOC131635391 gene encoding uncharacterized protein LOC131635391, with amino-acid sequence MGRLAPLSEEPFNEENERRNNNSKKGFQLWMKWNWIKTHFSFVFNKKSNLKMLLSVLGCPLFPVPVHAKLPLNEVSSSAQYIIQHFTAATGCRKMEGTVKNVFATGKVTMVVVDELGSVGGGSVNGVSEKGCFVMWQMVPDNWQIEIVVGGQKVLAGSNGTIAWRHTPWLGVHAAQGGVRPLRRALQGLDPLAVSAVFSAAQHMGEKQINGVDCFVLRLSADQKDLVERSDNTAEMIKHAIFGYFSQRNGLLVHLEDSYLTRIQAIGTNPTYWETSMSTKIEDYRDVEGVMIAHSGSTTVMITRFGDNLKDGPAITKLEESWSIDDVAFNVQGLSIDCFLPPQELNKDCPQQHLDWKSSLHR; translated from the exons ATGGGTAGGCTTGCACCATTATCAGAAGAACCTTtcaatgaagaaaatgaaagaagaaaCAATAACTCTAAGAAAGGTTTTCAGTTATGGATGAAGTGGAATTGGATCAAGAcccatttttcttttgttttcaacAAGAAATCTAACCTTAAGATGCTTCTTAGTGTTCTTGGTTGTCCTCTTTTTCCTGTTCCTGTTCATGCCAAATTACCCCTTAATgag GTTTCGTCTTCGGCGCAGTATATTATACAACACTTTACAGCTGCAACAGGGTGTAGGAAGATGGAGGGGACAGTGAAGAATGTGTTTGCTACTGGGAAAGTGACAATGGTTGTCGTGGATGAGCTTGGATCGGTTGGTGGTGGCAGTGTTAATGGAGTTTCGGAAAAAGGGTGTTTTGTGATGTGGCAGATGGTTCCTGATAATTGGCAGATAGAGATTGTTGTTGGTGGCCAAAAGGTTCTTGCTGGTAGTAATGGGACTATTGCTTGGCGTCACACGCCTTGGCTCGGCGTGCACGCTGCTCAAGGTGGCGTCCGTCCTCTTCGCCGTGCTCTTCAG GGACTAGACCCTTTAGCAGTATCAGCTGTATTCAGTGCAGCACAACACATGGGAGAGAAACAAATCAACGGCGTGGATTGTTTCGTACTAAGACTCTCGGCCGATCAGAAAGACCTAGTCGAGCGAAGCGACAACACGGCCGAGATGATCAAGCATGCTATATTTGGTTATTTTAGTCAAAGAAATGGACTTTTAGTGCACTTGGAGGACTCTTACTTGACAAGGATTCAAGCAATAGGGACAAATCCTACATATTGGGAAACATCAATGTCAACGAAAATCGAAGACTATAGAGATGTTGAAGGTGTTATGATCGCGCATTCTGGATCGACGACCGTGATGATAACACGGTTTGGTGATAATCTTAAGGATGGACCGGCGATTACTAAGTTGGAAGAATCATGGAGTATTGATGATGTTGCATTCAATGTTCAAGGGTTGTCTATTGATTGTTTCTTGCCACCTCAAGAACTTAACAAAGATTGTCCACAACAACATCTTGATTGGAAATCATCCTTGCATAGATGA